The window TTGCTGCAGCAGGTAGGCCGCATCTTCCAGGCGCAGGCCCGGCCCGGCGACACGGTCGCCAGGCTGGGCGGCGACGAATTCGGCATCCTGCTGGAGAACTGCCCGCTGGCCCATGCGCGGGAAATGGCGGATCGCCTCTGCGCCAGCATGGACACTTTCCGCTTCCTGCACGAGGAACGGCGCTTTCGTATCGGCGCCAGCATAGGGCTGGTGCCGATCGATCGCGATTCGTACGACCTGGCCACCGTCCTGCAGGCCGCGGATGCCAGCTGCTATGCCGCCAAGGAAGCCGGGCGCAACCGGGTCCACGTCTGGCTCGATTCGGACAAAGCGCTGCACGCTCGCCGCGGCGACATGCAATGGGCGGCGCGGCTCGAACACGCACTGGACGACCGCCGGCTGGTGCTTTACGGACAGCGCATCGTCCCGATCGACGACGACCTGCAGGCCCATGCCAGGACAACGCAGATCGAAGTCCTGGTCAGGTTGATCGAACGCGACGGCGCCATCGTGCTGCCGGGCGCCTTCCTGCCGGCGGCCGAGCGCTTCCAGATCGCCTGCCGCATCGACCGCCGCGTGCTGCGGCTCGCCATCGAAGCACTCGCGACGTTCGCGCACGCAGCGCCGCGCAGCATTCTCCACGTGAACCTCTCCGGGCAGTCGATCGGCGACCGCGCCTTCCACCGCGAGGCCCTGGAACTGCTCGACAGTGCCGGCCCGCAGATCAGCCGGCGCCTCTGCTTCGAGATCACCGAGACCGCCGCCATTACCAACCTGGCCGATGCCACCGCCTTCATCGACCAGGTGCGGCAACGGGGATGCGGCGTCGCCCTCGACGATTTCGGCTCCGGCACCTCATCGCGTCACGGTATGCATCCGTCGCCCATGCAGCCCGGGCCACCACAGTTCTGGACCTGCATTCAGCAAGGCACCGACCTGAGGATTCTCTGCTCGCCCACCTGGGAAGAGGCCCAGGACAAGCACCGGCGCGTGCTGGAAAAGGCGCGGCGCGTGCTACCGTACCGGAAGATGCGTCCTGAGCCCTAGGCCCGCGCCTGGTCCGGCCGCCAGTGCGACCCACCGCCCAGCCGCACGCCCCAGTATATCAGCCACCGCCGCCAGGCCGGCACACCAGTGACGGACGAGGCCTCACGCAGCACGGCATCTGCCACGGCGCGCGACACCGTGTGCCTGGTGTACAGGAAGTCGTGCACCACGGCCGCTTCGTTGGACGTCCCGCCGGCCAGCAGGAAGACCACCGGCAGCCGCGGCACCGATGCCAGGTCGGTTTCGAACCCGGGCGGCACCACGAAGGTCTGCCCGGCCACGTCCGACTGGTAGACCAGTGGCTCGACCAGCCGCCACAGGCCATCGTCCTGGCCCGTGGCGTTCTCCATGACCAGCCTGGTCAGGAACTGGCTCACGACGTCGCCCCGCCGGCCACGGCCGGAGCACTGGCCGGCACCGGGGTCGAACTCTCCGCCGGCGCAGCGTACTGCGCGAGCGCGGCAGCCAGGGCCACCTGGAACGCCATCAGCCCGATCTGCACGCCGCTGCGCGCAGCCGGGTCGAGCGGCAGCAGGCCCACTACCTGGATGGCGGCCGGCACCGACGTGTTCACCAGCGATTGCACGCTCGAGGCGTCGACCGACGCGCCGGCGGCACACACGGCGCCATTGTCCTTCACCAGCTGCGCCAGGATGGCCTGCTTGGCCGGGTCGTCGACCGTCATGGCCTGGACCGACTGCAGGGTCGGCTGCACGACCGCGCAGGCCTTCACGACCTGAGCCTGGAAGGTGGTGGCGGCCTGGGGCACGCCGGAGCAGCCGGCCAGGGAGACGAGCGCGACGATACCTGCCGCGCACAGCAGCATCAGCTTCTTCATGTGACGTTCCTCTTACGGATGAATGCCGCGGACGCGGCGGGATGGGACTGCTCAGAAATTCCAGCTGGCGCCGACCATGAGGCGGCCGGCGCGGTCGAAGGTGGCAGTGATCTGGGTGGAGGGCGGGATCTCGACGAAGGCGCGGCAGCAGCTGACGTGCAGGCTCTGGTCGACCAGCGGCACGACTTGGACGTGCTCGACTACCGCGCAGCCGGGCAGCAGCAGGACGGCGAGCGCGGCGGCCCGGATCATGGCCGCGGGCGATGCTGGATCTTGTCGCGCCACTCGGCCGAGTCGGTCACCACGTCCACGTTGAAGCTGCGGAAGTTCCCGAGGTGGCCGAAGTGCAGGTGGCAGGAGACGCCGCCCTCCCCCGACTCGCAGAGCGTGATCAGGTTGCTCGGGTCGAGCTCCAGATCCGGATGCAGGTGGAACGGCCGGATGTGATGCACCTGCAGCTTCGTCTTTCCGCCGCACACCGCGCAGGCCGGCTGCGCCTTCAGGTGCTGCTCGCGCACCGCCGGCCAGTGGCCAGAGCGCGCGGCTGAGATGGGGTGCTTGCCCTTCGCGGCGTCGATGAGGTGTTGGACTATCGGCATAGGCCCTCCAGAAATGCAAAGCCCCGCGCGCGGCGGGGCCCTGGGGTGCAGGTGGTGCAGGTCCGGCGAAAACCTGCAGGTGGCGCAGGTCAGGCGCCGAGCGCCGCCTTGGCGCGCGCCCAGAATTCCTGCCGGTCGGCCCACCCATTCGGCAGACCGGTGTCCTTGTTCTTCCCATTGATGGCGATACTCAGGCCCAGGAAGTCGCCGGCATCCGCGAACCGGTTCAGGCTCTTCGTGTGCCAGTACCAGCCGGCCGAGGCCGCCGCAGCTTCCGGCTGCTCGAGTAACCCGGGCATGGCGATCAGATCCAGGTGCAGGTCGAACCCGCACAGCAGGTAGTTCTTGCGGCCGGTGATCTGGATCAGCCCGCGCCCCATGAACCGCTTCCCGTCGCCGGCCTGGGTATTCCCAAGATCCGCCCTGCCCTCGTACCGCAACTGCGCTGGCGCGGGCCCCAGACCTCGCGCGTGTACGCGAGCTGGCCGGACTCGTGCGCGACCTGGGCCAGGTATGCGGCCGCGCGCACCGGCGTGCCGATGTCGAACCGCGCCGCTGCGTCGGCCAACAGCAGACCGTAGATGTCGGCGCGCCGGCCGGCCGCCGGCATAACCGCGCGGATGATCGCGGGCGTGATCATGGCGTAAGCCCCTTCTTGGCATCAGCCATCAACTCGGCGATGTCCTTGCCCCGGCGCTTCTCGAACCACCGCACGACGGCGCCGATCACCCACCAGGCCGGCAGGCCGGCGATGACCAGGAACGGCGCACTCGCGTAGAGCATCCCGAACTCCGGCGCCATCCCCAGGGAGGCCCCCATTGCCCGGGCGGAATTGAACATATCGGGCATCCGAGCATGAGCGAATGCAACAACCGCCGGCCCGAAGACGATCGACGCCATGATCGAGGACGCGAGGCGGGCGAACCCTTCCCGCTTTGTCTTCGGCCACAGCACCATGAAGCCGAGCGCCGCAGCGATCGCACCGGCACCCAACTGAACGCCGAAGTACTTTGCGATCGCCGTGCCGGCGGCTCCCGCTGCGGCGCTGCCGCTAATTGGTTCGGACATTTGACCCCCGGAAATGAAAAAGCCCGCGCGAGGCGGGCATAAAAAAACCCGCGCGGGCGGGCTTTACTCTTTGCAACCTAATTAGGGCGCCTTACCGACTTGGCAGTAGCAACTCAGGATCCAATCAGTCCGTGACCTTTCAGCGCCTGCTGCAATGCAGCGACATTCTGCGCAAGTTGCTGAAGAGTGACAGTCTCAGTGTTGAATCCAGATTTTGATGTTGCCCCAGAATTTTGACCCCAGCCCGTATCGCGCGCCCCGAGGACTTGGCGATCCTGCACTAGAATCGCGCCACTTGAAGGGTCTATTTTGACTTTCTCAACCCCATTGAAACTTATCACAATAGCGCCAGCTGCATTCGCATAGACGTCCACTGCTACCTCAGCCCCCATCTTGTCCGTCGAGACAAAACGGATTCTATGGCTAGGAGAATTTCTCTGCCCCTCCTGCCCAAGACAAACTCCCACCTCTGGGCGATAGGAAAAGTCTGCACCACGACCTGGGTTTAGTGGATGCTTTGGTTTGCTGCCCACGTATAGCCCGAAAGACTTTGCCGCGGAGATCCATACGGCAGTCTCTGGCCTCATAGTCTGCCGCCTAGCTACCGTAAGGCCGGTTTTACTTGTGCCGGATAAAACAGCGCCGTGCAGCCATGTATTTTGTTGATGCGACGAGTCGCAAGTGAAGGCGACGGTACCATCCCCAGCGCTAACTCCGCTAATGACAGCCGAGAAGCCGATCCCATAGTTCTTGCCAGCCTCACCGTACCAACCGGCGCCGCGACCGGACAGCACAAGATCTGCCTCGACACCAGCCACAATTTGTGCCAATGGGCCAGTATATGCCGTTGCGGCTATAGCATTGATCGCCTCTACAGACGCCGACGATCCCTCGTCCATTGCGGAGGCATTCGCGACGAGCGCTACCTGATTGGTATTGTTGAAATTCTTGCCGGATGAATTAGTCGACGACGATTGCATCGTAAAGATGCCAGCCACAGTACTTCCGACATCCACCCCAGCTTTTGTGAAGGCGTCGTAACGAGTCAAGTATGCCGCATATCCTGCACCGCCCTGCAGGGTCCCATTGAACAGCTTTCCACCTACAACAGGATGGTTGGGCACCATATCTGTCGCGTAGGCAGACGGTAGCCCCTTGATCCATTCCTGACCAAGGGGCGTCAAATTTTCCCATTTCCCGCTCGCACGCGCTTTCCCGCCATATGTAACGGCGCCACCAGCGGCTGCCACAGCTCTGCGCGCACGCTGGATGGCATCGGAATCATCGGAAACGCCATCGACCTTTGCGCCAAGTTTTTTTGCGCTAACTATCTCGCCGCTACTTTCCTGCGCCGGGGCAGAGGTCTGTCCAGCCACCCTGCCAGAGATTAGTGCAGCGAACAAAGCGCTTGCGCTTGACGCTGCGCCGGCAATGAAACTTCGCCTACGATCACTCATGATTACCTATGGGCGACGATCGTTCTTCTGCGGAACACGAACCTCTTTCTTCTCCTCGTATTTGGGACATAGTACGCAACGAATCCCCTTTTTACGAAGAACCAATACCAGAACGTTATCTGCAGCCACGTCGAAAGAAGAGACATGTACATATCCTGGAAGAACTGCATAACCAGGGCAAACATAAACGCAGAATATATGTACACATATGCCCCGCTCTTCTTACGCATCTTAATATATAGATAGGCATGAAGAACAGAGGACACAACCGCAAACACCATAACCCCATAACCTGAAAAATCACGATAATATGGGTCCATCACGGTAAAGACGTTTGTTGGCTCTGGAATAGAAACAAAATCCCGAATTAATGGATGCACTTTTAGATCGAAGCCGACCTTATTCATTGCGGCAAAAATAAAACGAAATGTATAGTCGCCGAACGTGTGCTGCCTTAGTGTTTCGATAAGATAACTCATGGCCACGGCCGGGGAGAATATATATATTCTCAATTCTCTTAGCGCAGAAGTGAGGTTATCAGAACTACTAGCCTCAGCGCTAACCCCTTTCGCCGTCATCGTTGCAACAAGAGCGAATGCGCATGCAACAATAATGCTGAAAATTATGAAGCCTTTTAGCCTAATCTGCTTCGTCACAATGAGCGGGAACATGACCATGCAGGCCAGCATCAAAAAGAATGTTCTTCCAGTAGAAAGATAAGCGAAAG of the Cupriavidus malaysiensis genome contains:
- a CDS encoding O-antigen polymerase, translated to MCQIWQFVKSRSNRRLCEGELLFLCVLINIAGIAISFSPKMGPGNPFQVFFPIWLVICTGLLTLGSFFYPTSVEYDLMVLAYCIVYFAVAVCMWVTPDSMRMRGIRTMHVMEYRKKPLMLAQIACVLIIPLVYKQANSLADGNIFSVTGYVALRRAMTEDMTGYGALSYFLPISYVLTAINTSRFLSGQIGFLHFAVSVGVSCSFAYLSTGRTFFLMLACMVMFPLIVTKQIRLKGFIIFSIIVACAFALVATMTAKGVSAEASSSDNLTSALRELRIYIFSPAVAMSYLIETLRQHTFGDYTFRFIFAAMNKVGFDLKVHPLIRDFVSIPEPTNVFTVMDPYYRDFSGYGVMVFAVVSSVLHAYLYIKMRKKSGAYVYIYSAFMFALVMQFFQDMYMSLLSTWLQITFWYWFFVKRGFVAYYVPNTRRRKRFVFRRRTIVAHR
- a CDS encoding DUF1353 domain-containing protein, with amino-acid sequence MSQFLTRLVMENATGQDDGLWRLVEPLVYQSDVAGQTFVVPPGFETDLASVPRLPVVFLLAGGTSNEAAVVHDFLYTRHTVSRAVADAVLREASSVTGVPAWRRWLIYWGVRLGGGSHWRPDQARA
- a CDS encoding diguanylate cyclase domain-containing protein → MKNSRPDAPARSSPRDAWHREWHRLYDELARQHVLLRVALDAVGDAVITTDNAERVTWLNPVAERITGWRLAEAVGLRLADVFHIAPAPSLASAQEMASPSWRERARGDPPRQSVLIARHGVERGVEHSEAPVRNQAGEAIGNVLVFRDVAEQRRLSEEIAYRATHDPLTGLLNRSEFESTVQQRIDRASRDRSEHALLYIDLDQFKLVNDACGHRVGDQLLQQVGRIFQAQARPGDTVARLGGDEFGILLENCPLAHAREMADRLCASMDTFRFLHEERRFRIGASIGLVPIDRDSYDLATVLQAADASCYAAKEAGRNRVHVWLDSDKALHARRGDMQWAARLEHALDDRRLVLYGQRIVPIDDDLQAHARTTQIEVLVRLIERDGAIVLPGAFLPAAERFQIACRIDRRVLRLAIEALATFAHAAPRSILHVNLSGQSIGDRAFHREALELLDSAGPQISRRLCFEITETAAITNLADATAFIDQVRQRGCGVALDDFGSGTSSRHGMHPSPMQPGPPQFWTCIQQGTDLRILCSPTWEEAQDKHRRVLEKARRVLPYRKMRPEP
- a CDS encoding HNH endonuclease, with product MPIVQHLIDAAKGKHPISAARSGHWPAVREQHLKAQPACAVCGGKTKLQVHHIRPFHLHPDLELDPSNLITLCESGEGGVSCHLHFGHLGNFRSFNVDVVTDSAEWRDKIQHRPRP